The region CGTCACGGACATTCGCCTCGGCCGGGCGCATCGCGCCAGGTCTTCGAGCAGCTTGTTGACGAGATGTTCATACCAGATGCCGACGCTCCGGTATGTGAGCAGGTAGTACTTCAGCGAACGCAATTCGATGCAGGATCGGTCAGGCACGTAGCGAATGCTTAAGGACGCGAAATCCGGAAGCCCTGAGAAGGGGCAGACCGACGTGAATTCCTCTGTTTCGATTACGACTTCCATGGCCGCGCCATGGGGCGTGTCCGCGTACTCGTATGGGAAACATTCCAGAATGGCCGGGTCGACCGTGTCCGGGTCTTGAAACG is a window of Candidatus Hydrogenedentota bacterium DNA encoding:
- the queF gene encoding NADPH-dependent 7-cyano-7-deazaguanine reductase QueF, whose product is MNQEPRTDARAQFKALDRTLPFQDPDTVDPAILECFPYEYADTPHGAAMEVVIETEEFTSVCPFSGLPDFASLSIRYVPDRSCIELRSLKYYLLTYRSVGIWYEHLVNKLLEDLARCARPRRMSVTLHCKPRGGLVSTLTAAYDRETMGPPEALGGAPR